Proteins encoded in a region of the Pseudomonas sp. GOM7 genome:
- the argE gene encoding acetylornithine deacetylase, whose protein sequence is MRARALEICKRLIAFDSVSSESNLALIDYVRELLASRGIESLIVKDESGRKANLFASVGPREVPGILLSGHTDVVPAAGQAWTLPAFALTQRDGRLYGRGSCDMKGFIALAIDAMLNAADGPLNRPLQLALSHDEEIGCVGVRRLLDVLHLAPVRPMLCIVGEPTRMQFVLGHKGKGSYRALCRGQEAHSSLAPRSANAIHLACDFIATLREGQRRLQQQGAHDAAYDVPYSTVHVGQIAGGKALNIVPNLCSLDFEVRNLPADDLDGFIEQMREQAEAIAAEAKRLSSVATIEIETLNVYPGLDTHPSVEAVRFLQAFAEPGTGTAKVSFGTEGGLFTQRLDVPVVVCGPGSIEQAHKPDEFVELSQMDAGERFLDGLLGSLRS, encoded by the coding sequence ATGAGAGCCCGGGCACTGGAGATCTGCAAACGTCTGATCGCCTTCGACAGCGTTTCCTCGGAGTCCAACCTGGCGCTGATCGACTATGTGCGCGAGCTGCTGGCGAGCCGGGGCATCGAGTCGCTGATCGTCAAGGACGAGAGCGGACGCAAGGCCAACCTGTTCGCCAGCGTCGGCCCGCGTGAGGTGCCGGGCATCCTGCTGTCCGGGCACACCGACGTGGTGCCGGCGGCCGGCCAGGCCTGGACGCTGCCGGCCTTCGCGCTGACGCAGCGCGACGGGCGCCTGTATGGCCGCGGCAGTTGCGACATGAAGGGCTTCATCGCCCTGGCCATCGACGCCATGCTGAACGCGGCCGATGGCCCCCTGAATCGCCCATTGCAACTGGCCCTGTCCCATGACGAGGAAATCGGCTGCGTTGGCGTGCGCCGGCTGCTCGACGTGCTGCACCTGGCGCCGGTTCGGCCGATGTTGTGCATCGTCGGTGAGCCGACACGCATGCAGTTCGTCCTCGGCCACAAGGGCAAGGGCTCCTACCGCGCCCTGTGTCGTGGCCAGGAGGCGCATTCCTCGCTGGCGCCGCGTTCGGCCAATGCCATTCACCTGGCCTGCGACTTCATCGCCACGCTGCGCGAGGGCCAGCGGCGTTTGCAACAGCAGGGCGCGCACGACGCCGCCTACGACGTGCCCTATAGCACCGTGCATGTCGGCCAGATCGCCGGCGGCAAGGCACTGAACATCGTGCCCAACCTGTGCAGCCTGGATTTCGAGGTGCGCAACCTGCCGGCCGATGACCTCGACGGCTTCATCGAGCAGATGCGTGAGCAGGCCGAGGCCATTGCCGCCGAGGCCAAGCGCCTGTCCAGCGTGGCGACCATCGAGATCGAGACGTTGAACGTCTACCCCGGCCTCGACACCCACCCCAGTGTGGAAGCCGTGCGCTTTCTGCAAGCGTTCGCCGAGCCGGGTACGGGCACTGCCAAGGTGTCGTTCGGCACCGAGGGTGGTCTGTTCACCCAGCGCCTGGACGTGCCGGTGGTGGTCTGCGGGCCGGGCTCCATCGAACAGGCGCACAAGCCCGACGAGTTCGTCGAGCTGAGCCAGATGGACGCTGGCGAGCGCTTTCTCGACGGCCTGCTGGGCTCGTTGCGTAGCTGA
- a CDS encoding NAD-dependent succinate-semialdehyde dehydrogenase produces the protein MLKNRLQDPSLLVERAYIDGQWQAADNGATLEVINPASGECIARVPALQGSETRRAIEAAERAWPAWRARPAAERAALLERWYQAMLDNLDDLALIMTCEQGKPLAEAQGEIRYGASFVKWFAEEARRVYGETIPAPSGDRRLLTLKQPVGVCAAITPWNFPNAMITRKCAPALAAGCPIVVKPSELTPLSALALAVLAERVGIPAGVFNVLTGMPAGIGEELTGNPTVRKISFTGSTAVGRLLMRQSAEQIKRLSLELGGNAPFIVFDDADLEQAIAGVMQSKFRNAGQTCVCANRILVQDGIYARFAARLVEEVGKLQVGDGLHAGTTIGPLINAAAVSKVARHIDDALSQGATLLCGGMPTGEGQFVQPSVLGDAHPGMLLANEETFGPVAPLMRFSTEEQALEMANATPYGLGAYFFTQDMRRSWRVGEALEFGMVGLNTGLISMEVAPFGGVKQSGLGREGSRYGLDEYLEIKAFHIGGLLGA, from the coding sequence ATGTTGAAGAATCGTTTGCAGGATCCCAGCCTTCTGGTCGAGCGTGCCTATATCGATGGGCAGTGGCAGGCGGCTGACAACGGTGCCACGCTGGAGGTGATCAACCCCGCCAGCGGCGAATGCATCGCCCGCGTACCGGCCCTGCAGGGCAGCGAAACCCGCCGCGCCATCGAGGCCGCCGAGCGCGCCTGGCCGGCCTGGCGGGCGCGCCCGGCCGCCGAGCGCGCGGCGCTGCTGGAGCGCTGGTATCAGGCCATGCTCGACAACCTCGACGACCTGGCACTGATCATGACCTGCGAGCAGGGCAAGCCCCTGGCCGAAGCCCAAGGCGAGATCCGCTATGGCGCCAGTTTCGTCAAATGGTTCGCCGAGGAGGCGCGCCGCGTCTATGGCGAAACCATTCCCGCGCCCAGCGGTGATCGGCGCCTGCTGACCCTCAAGCAGCCCGTGGGCGTGTGTGCGGCCATCACTCCATGGAACTTCCCCAATGCCATGATCACGCGCAAGTGCGCGCCGGCCCTGGCTGCCGGTTGCCCGATCGTGGTCAAGCCTTCCGAGCTGACCCCGCTGTCGGCCCTGGCCCTGGCGGTGCTGGCCGAGCGCGTGGGTATCCCTGCCGGGGTGTTCAACGTGCTGACCGGTATGCCGGCGGGCATCGGTGAAGAACTCACCGGCAACCCCACGGTGCGCAAGATTTCCTTCACCGGCTCCACCGCCGTCGGCCGCCTGCTGATGCGCCAGAGCGCCGAGCAGATCAAGCGCCTGAGCCTGGAGCTGGGCGGCAATGCGCCGTTCATCGTGTTCGATGACGCCGACCTGGAACAGGCGATTGCCGGGGTGATGCAGAGCAAGTTTCGCAACGCCGGGCAGACCTGCGTGTGCGCCAACCGCATCCTGGTGCAGGACGGCATCTACGCGCGCTTCGCCGCGCGCCTGGTGGAGGAGGTGGGCAAGCTCCAGGTCGGCGACGGCCTGCACGCCGGCACCACCATCGGCCCGCTGATCAACGCTGCGGCCGTGAGCAAGGTCGCCCGGCATATCGACGATGCCCTGAGTCAGGGCGCGACGCTGCTCTGCGGCGGGATGCCGACGGGGGAGGGGCAGTTCGTCCAGCCCAGCGTGCTCGGCGATGCTCACCCCGGCATGTTGCTGGCCAATGAAGAAACCTTCGGCCCGGTCGCGCCGCTGATGCGCTTCAGTACCGAGGAACAGGCGCTGGAAATGGCCAACGCCACGCCCTATGGCCTCGGTGCCTACTTCTTCACCCAGGACATGCGTCGTTCCTGGCGCGTCGGCGAGGCACTGGAGTTCGGCATGGTCGGCCTCAACACCGGGCTGATCTCGATGGAGGTGGCGCCCTTTGGCGGCGTCAAGCAATCGGGTCTGGGCCGCGAGGGCTCCCGATACGGCCTCGACGAATACCTGGAAATCAAGGCATTTCATATCGGCGGCCTGCTGGGCGCGTGA
- a CDS encoding tartrate dehydrogenase: MSKTYRIAAIAGDGIGQEVMPEGLRVLQQAAAKWELQLSIEVFEWANCDYYLQHGQMMPDDWFEQLKGFDAIYFGAVGWPDKVPDHISLWGSLLRFRRDFDQYVNIRPVRLFPGVPCPLAGREPGDIDFVVIRENTEGEYSSVGGKMFEGSEHEFVLQESVFTRRGVDRILRFAFDLAQSRPRQRLTAATKSNGISISMPYWDERTELMAAQYPEVSWDKQHIDILCARFVLQPDRFDVVVASNLFGDILSDLGPACAGTIGIAPSANLDPERRFPSLFEPVHGSAPDIFGRNIANPIAMIWSGALMLDFLGAGDARYRAAHDGILAAIEQVIASGAVTPDLGGQGSTQDVGKAIAAVL, translated from the coding sequence ATGAGCAAAACCTACAGAATCGCTGCCATCGCCGGTGACGGCATCGGCCAGGAAGTGATGCCCGAGGGCCTGCGCGTGCTGCAGCAGGCCGCTGCCAAGTGGGAACTGCAACTGAGCATCGAAGTGTTCGAGTGGGCCAACTGCGACTATTACCTGCAGCACGGGCAGATGATGCCCGACGACTGGTTCGAGCAGCTCAAGGGCTTCGACGCCATCTACTTCGGCGCCGTTGGCTGGCCGGACAAGGTACCCGATCACATCTCGCTGTGGGGCTCGCTGCTCAGGTTCCGCCGCGACTTCGACCAGTACGTGAACATCCGCCCGGTGCGCCTGTTCCCTGGCGTACCTTGCCCGCTGGCCGGGCGCGAGCCGGGCGATATCGATTTCGTGGTGATCCGCGAGAACACCGAGGGCGAGTATTCCTCGGTGGGCGGCAAGATGTTCGAGGGTAGCGAGCACGAGTTCGTGCTGCAGGAGTCGGTGTTCACCCGCCGGGGCGTGGATCGCATCCTCAGGTTCGCCTTCGACTTAGCGCAGAGCCGGCCGCGCCAGCGCCTTACCGCCGCGACCAAGTCCAACGGCATCTCCATCAGCATGCCCTACTGGGACGAGCGCACCGAGCTGATGGCCGCCCAGTACCCCGAGGTGAGCTGGGACAAGCAGCACATCGACATCCTCTGCGCGCGCTTCGTGCTGCAGCCGGATCGCTTCGACGTGGTGGTGGCCTCCAACCTGTTCGGCGACATTCTTTCCGACCTCGGCCCGGCCTGCGCCGGCACCATCGGCATCGCGCCGTCGGCCAACCTCGACCCCGAGCGGCGCTTCCCCTCGCTGTTCGAGCCGGTGCACGGTTCGGCGCCGGACATCTTCGGGCGCAACATCGCCAACCCCATCGCGATGATCTGGTCCGGTGCGCTGATGCTGGATTTTCTCGGCGCCGGCGATGCCCGTTATCGCGCGGCCCACGACGGCATCCTCGCGGCCATCGAGCAGGTCATCGCCAGCGGAGCGGTGACTCCCGATCTCGGCGGCCAGGGTTCGACCCAGGACGTCGGCAAGGCCATCGCGGCAGTGCTGTGA
- the gabT gene encoding 4-aminobutyrate--2-oxoglutarate transaminase: MNSKCEETPYLLQQRERFVPRGLLTAHPLVIERAQGAEVWDVDGKRYLDFVGGIGVMNIGHNHPQVLAAVQAQLQKVTHACFQVVAYRPYLDLVQRLSELVAGDSGIAHKAALFTSGAEAVENAVKIARAHTQRPAVIAFRGGFHGRTLLGTTLTGMSQPYKQNFGLAPEVFHTPYPNAYRGFTSDMALAALHELFATQVTPDRVAAILIEPVQGDGGFLAAPPEFLQALRELTERHGIVLILDEVQAGFGRTGTWFGFQHAGIQPDLVTVAKSLAAGMPISGVVGRAEIMDAAAPGGLGGTYGGNALACAAALAVIDTYEREHLLARGEQLGQHLRQGLLALQARYPQIGDVRGSGFMLAMELVKDDAARSPDAELNQRIIDEARKGGLLVIKCGIYRNVLRFLAPLVTEPAQIDEALVILDGALQRALR; encoded by the coding sequence ATGAACAGCAAATGCGAAGAAACCCCTTACCTGTTGCAACAGCGTGAACGCTTCGTGCCGCGCGGCCTGCTCACCGCCCATCCGTTGGTCATCGAGCGCGCCCAGGGCGCCGAAGTCTGGGACGTGGACGGCAAGCGCTACCTGGATTTCGTCGGTGGCATCGGCGTCATGAACATAGGCCACAACCACCCGCAGGTGCTCGCCGCCGTGCAGGCGCAACTGCAGAAGGTCACCCATGCCTGCTTCCAGGTGGTGGCCTACCGGCCTTACCTGGACCTGGTGCAGCGCCTGAGTGAACTGGTGGCCGGTGACAGCGGCATCGCCCACAAGGCGGCACTGTTCACCTCGGGCGCCGAGGCGGTGGAGAACGCGGTGAAGATCGCCCGTGCCCATACCCAGCGCCCGGCGGTGATCGCCTTCCGTGGCGGCTTCCATGGCCGTACCTTGCTCGGCACCACCCTGACCGGCATGAGTCAGCCCTACAAACAGAACTTCGGCCTGGCCCCCGAGGTGTTCCATACCCCGTACCCCAATGCCTATCGCGGCTTCACCAGCGACATGGCGCTGGCCGCCCTGCACGAGCTGTTCGCCACCCAGGTGACGCCGGATCGAGTGGCCGCCATTCTCATCGAGCCGGTGCAGGGCGATGGTGGCTTCCTTGCCGCGCCGCCGGAGTTTCTCCAGGCACTGCGCGAGCTGACCGAGCGACATGGCATCGTGCTGATTCTCGACGAAGTGCAGGCCGGCTTCGGCCGTACCGGCACCTGGTTCGGCTTCCAGCATGCGGGCATCCAGCCCGATCTGGTCACCGTGGCCAAGAGCCTGGCTGCCGGCATGCCGATTTCCGGCGTGGTGGGGCGTGCCGAGATCATGGACGCCGCCGCGCCGGGCGGCCTTGGCGGCACCTACGGCGGCAACGCCCTGGCCTGCGCTGCCGCCCTGGCGGTGATCGACACCTATGAACGCGAGCACCTGCTGGCCCGTGGCGAGCAACTGGGTCAGCACCTGCGTCAGGGCTTGCTGGCGTTGCAGGCGCGCTACCCGCAGATCGGCGACGTGCGTGGCAGCGGCTTCATGCTGGCCATGGAACTGGTCAAGGACGACGCCGCGCGCAGCCCGGATGCCGAACTCAACCAGCGCATCATCGACGAGGCGCGCAAGGGTGGCCTGCTGGTGATCAAGTGCGGCATATACCGCAACGTGCTGCGCTTCCTCGCGCCGCTGGTCACCGAACCGGCGCAGATCGACGAAGCGTTGGTGATTCTCGACGGCGCCTTGCAGCGCGCGCTGCGCTGA
- a CDS encoding HAD family hydrolase, whose protein sequence is MELTDYRALLIDCDEVLIDRDSGIWTALQTLLAQHPQPPEKDEVLELFRQISQALAPRFDELGVGGSLCFAHRQLAQKLGLEASWEEGMAFARSACDWPLFEDAPGALLYLRKFYRVLVYADRDSADRDPLCERLGIASEELFSPAASPLSDPAWLQANDLQRKHLLLITSAAARPMAPVDMCLIRRAESVHAQPCQAHFCASSMADLVALHQLSLRG, encoded by the coding sequence ATGGAACTGACGGACTATCGTGCCCTGTTGATCGACTGCGACGAAGTGCTGATCGACCGTGATTCGGGGATCTGGACTGCGTTGCAAACGCTGCTGGCCCAACACCCACAACCGCCCGAGAAGGATGAGGTGCTGGAGCTGTTCCGGCAGATTTCCCAGGCGCTGGCGCCGCGCTTCGATGAGCTGGGGGTCGGCGGCTCGCTGTGTTTCGCCCATCGCCAATTGGCTCAGAAGCTGGGCCTGGAAGCCAGTTGGGAGGAGGGCATGGCCTTCGCCCGTTCGGCTTGTGACTGGCCATTGTTCGAGGATGCCCCCGGCGCGCTGCTGTACCTGCGCAAGTTCTACCGCGTGCTGGTCTATGCCGATCGCGACAGCGCCGACCGCGACCCATTATGCGAGCGCCTGGGCATCGCCAGCGAGGAGCTGTTCTCCCCGGCCGCCAGTCCCCTGAGCGACCCGGCCTGGTTGCAGGCCAACGACCTGCAGCGCAAGCATCTGCTGCTGATCACCAGCGCCGCCGCCCGCCCCATGGCGCCCGTGGACATGTGCCTGATCCGCCGCGCCGAGAGTGTCCATGCCCAGCCTTGCCAGGCGCATTTCTGTGCGAGCAGCATGGCGGACCTGGTCGCGCTGCATCAGTTGTCTTTACGGGGCTGA
- a CDS encoding Lrp/AsnC family transcriptional regulator, producing the protein MEGGLKLDRIDINILVELQKDGRITNVSLADAVGLSASPCLQRVKRLEAAGYISGYNAHLNLAKITESVTVFTEVTLSDHKREDFAKFESNIRLVDEVLECHLISGGYDYLVRFMTRSIQHYQDVMEGLLDKNIGISKYFSYIVIKSPVHKDGVPLRKLLSQQ; encoded by the coding sequence ATGGAAGGTGGATTGAAGCTGGATCGGATCGACATCAACATCCTGGTCGAATTGCAGAAGGATGGGCGCATCACCAACGTCAGCCTGGCCGACGCCGTGGGTCTTTCTGCCAGCCCATGCCTGCAACGGGTCAAACGCCTCGAAGCGGCTGGCTACATCTCCGGCTACAACGCCCACCTCAACCTGGCCAAGATCACCGAATCGGTGACGGTATTCACCGAAGTCACCCTCAGTGACCACAAGCGTGAAGACTTCGCCAAGTTCGAGTCCAACATCCGCCTGGTCGATGAAGTGCTCGAATGCCACCTGATCAGTGGTGGCTACGACTACCTGGTGCGCTTCATGACCCGCAGCATCCAGCACTACCAGGACGTGATGGAAGGCCTGCTGGACAAGAACATCGGCATCTCCAAGTACTTCAGCTACATCGTCATCAAATCTCCCGTGCACAAGGATGGCGTGCCCCTGCGCAAGCTGCTGAGCCAGCAATAG
- a CDS encoding DMT family transporter, whose product MKDSARGLWLVTSGIVVLSFDGLLVRLAHTDGWSILFWRGLLMCLALGVFSLSARSRASIRAQPLLSATSALLLALISIFFVLAILHTQVANVVIILCTAPLFAALFTRFFLGEPVALHTWLAIGVAALGILVVFAGAFQAGDLAGNGYALLSSAAVGANLTLLRRHPTLERMPLIALGGLAAALIAWPKAQPFGLEASSYWVLALMGLVQMPLATLLINNATRYLPSAEVALFYLLESVLGTLWVWYFLQETPTHSALYGGALVIATLVVHAGLTLRPRPALLAR is encoded by the coding sequence ATGAAAGACTCAGCACGCGGTTTATGGCTCGTCACCAGCGGCATCGTGGTACTCAGTTTCGATGGCCTGCTGGTGCGCCTGGCGCATACCGATGGCTGGAGCATTCTGTTCTGGCGCGGCCTGCTGATGTGCCTGGCGCTGGGGGTGTTTTCGCTGTCGGCCAGAAGCCGCGCGAGCATTCGCGCACAGCCGCTGCTCAGCGCCACCTCGGCCCTGTTGCTGGCGTTGATCTCGATCTTCTTCGTCCTGGCCATCCTGCATACCCAGGTCGCCAACGTGGTGATCATCCTCTGCACCGCGCCATTGTTCGCCGCGCTGTTCACCCGCTTCTTCCTCGGCGAGCCGGTGGCCCTGCACACCTGGCTGGCGATTGGCGTGGCCGCTCTGGGCATCCTGGTGGTGTTCGCCGGCGCCTTCCAGGCGGGCGATCTGGCCGGCAATGGCTATGCCCTGCTGTCCTCGGCAGCGGTGGGCGCCAACCTCACGCTGCTGCGCCGCCACCCGACCCTGGAGCGCATGCCGCTGATCGCCCTCGGTGGCCTGGCCGCCGCGCTGATCGCCTGGCCGAAAGCCCAGCCGTTCGGCCTGGAGGCTTCGAGCTACTGGGTGCTGGCGCTCATGGGGCTGGTACAGATGCCGCTGGCCACGCTGTTGATCAACAACGCCACGCGCTACTTGCCCTCGGCCGAGGTGGCGCTGTTCTACCTGCTGGAAAGCGTGCTGGGTACGTTGTGGGTCTGGTACTTCCTGCAGGAAACGCCGACTCACTCAGCGCTCTACGGCGGCGCGCTGGTGATTGCCACCCTGGTGGTGCATGCCGGCCTGACCTTGCGCCCGCGCCCGGCACTGCTGGCACGCTGA
- a CDS encoding addiction module protein, whose amino-acid sequence MDLQKIEDEALHLSREERAQLIQRLVLSLEAPSEEELRADWLLEARQRMEELDSGSVQAVPGDAVMNKARALIR is encoded by the coding sequence ATGGATCTGCAGAAGATCGAGGATGAAGCCCTGCACCTTTCCCGTGAGGAGCGCGCACAACTGATCCAGCGTCTGGTCTTGAGCCTCGAAGCCCCCTCGGAAGAAGAGCTACGAGCAGACTGGTTGCTTGAAGCACGACAGCGCATGGAAGAGCTCGACAGTGGCTCGGTTCAGGCGGTGCCAGGTGATGCAGTGATGAACAAGGCCAGAGCCTTGATTCGATGA
- a CDS encoding FAD-binding oxidoreductase, whose product MRIALLLILLLCQSAYATEVVNDVTGMNSIEVAQVLTPTELKQIVEAVRNHQGPIAIGGGRYSMGGQTATEHALQLDMRRFNRVLEFSAERREIRVQAGITWRDVLEYIDPQGLSPQIMQSYANFTVGGALSVNAHGRYVGQGPLVLGVRSLRLVLADGQVVEASPTQNHELFYGAIGGYGGLGVIVEATLPLVENSKLIRQAQRMPLSEYAQFFASQVRGNPEMVMHNAILYTDDFDSVRAVSYLRTDAPLTVSERLVPRDRDYKAMRAALAMASSNGGTKVRERLVDPLLLREAQVQWRNHEASLDVRELQPISGPGYSYVLQEYFVPEAELERFVLGMKEILKRHQVKVANVSIRHAKADPGTLLAWARSDTFALVLYYRQGVSLEARAAVADWTGQLIDLAIAHQGSYYLPYQIHASREQFLAAYPRAQEFFALKKHVDPTNKFRNKLWDAYYRQGE is encoded by the coding sequence ATGCGTATTGCCCTGCTCCTCATCCTGCTGCTATGTCAGAGCGCTTACGCGACCGAGGTCGTCAACGACGTCACCGGCATGAACTCCATCGAGGTGGCGCAGGTGCTCACGCCGACCGAGCTGAAGCAGATCGTCGAAGCCGTGCGCAACCATCAAGGCCCCATCGCCATTGGTGGTGGGCGCTACAGCATGGGCGGTCAGACCGCGACTGAACACGCACTGCAACTGGACATGCGACGTTTCAACCGCGTGCTGGAGTTTTCCGCAGAGCGTCGGGAGATTCGCGTACAAGCCGGCATCACCTGGCGCGACGTGCTCGAGTACATCGACCCACAGGGTCTGTCGCCACAGATCATGCAGTCCTACGCCAATTTCACGGTAGGCGGCGCACTCAGCGTCAACGCCCATGGCCGATATGTCGGACAAGGTCCCTTGGTGCTCGGCGTGCGTTCGTTGCGCCTGGTGCTGGCGGACGGCCAGGTGGTGGAAGCCAGCCCGACGCAGAATCACGAACTGTTCTATGGCGCCATCGGCGGCTATGGCGGGCTCGGCGTCATCGTCGAAGCCACCCTGCCACTGGTGGAAAACAGCAAGCTGATACGCCAGGCGCAACGGATGCCACTCAGCGAATATGCGCAGTTCTTCGCCAGCCAGGTGCGCGGCAATCCAGAGATGGTGATGCACAACGCCATTCTTTATACCGACGATTTCGACAGTGTCCGCGCCGTCTCCTACCTGCGTACAGATGCTCCGCTGACCGTGAGTGAGCGCCTGGTACCGCGAGATCGCGACTACAAGGCCATGCGTGCAGCGCTGGCAATGGCCAGCAGCAACGGCGGCACCAAGGTGCGAGAACGCCTGGTTGACCCGCTACTGCTAAGGGAGGCACAGGTGCAATGGCGCAACCACGAAGCCAGCCTGGACGTGCGCGAACTGCAACCCATCTCTGGCCCAGGCTATAGCTACGTGCTGCAGGAGTACTTCGTCCCCGAGGCGGAGCTGGAGCGGTTCGTTCTGGGTATGAAAGAGATCCTCAAGCGGCATCAGGTGAAAGTCGCCAATGTCTCCATCCGCCATGCCAAGGCCGACCCTGGCACCCTGCTGGCCTGGGCACGCAGCGACACCTTCGCGCTGGTGCTCTACTACCGCCAGGGCGTTTCGCTCGAAGCGCGCGCCGCCGTCGCCGACTGGACTGGCCAACTGATCGATCTGGCCATCGCCCATCAGGGCAGCTATTACCTGCCTTATCAAATCCATGCCAGCCGTGAACAATTCCTGGCCGCCTATCCGCGCGCTCAAGAGTTCTTCGCGCTGAAAAAGCACGTCGATCCAACCAACAAGTTTCGCAACAAGCTGTGGGATGCCTACTACCGCCAGGGCGAGTAA
- a CDS encoding GNAT family N-acetyltransferase — MFTLTHLSSPPPESLKSQVLQMVVDYFADLSAVPLLPSNPLYQLYQYVIGYEVHLHLQSMNGAAEGPAQLLLALDDEDPARVLGFALYLPSPDDSAACTLAYLAVQAEHRGKGIGRGLLQRVQERRPHLELACVASKVPLFEALGLQVLAAQGAQVLMNSRDYRSSGMVAIADLAPVFASTEVRQIHTYLLKQHGQRAMQEAEKQRDAHLDMLALQAQQLVNERLPSRSLH, encoded by the coding sequence ATGTTCACCCTCACCCACCTCAGCAGCCCGCCGCCCGAGTCCCTGAAAAGCCAGGTGTTGCAGATGGTGGTGGATTACTTCGCTGACCTCAGCGCGGTGCCGCTGCTGCCGAGCAACCCGCTGTATCAGCTCTACCAGTACGTGATCGGCTATGAGGTGCACCTGCATCTGCAGAGCATGAACGGCGCGGCTGAAGGCCCCGCGCAGTTGCTGCTGGCGCTGGACGATGAAGACCCGGCCCGGGTGCTGGGTTTTGCCCTTTATCTGCCGAGCCCCGACGATAGCGCCGCCTGCACCCTCGCCTACCTTGCCGTGCAGGCCGAGCATCGCGGCAAGGGCATTGGCCGGGGGTTGCTACAGCGTGTGCAGGAGCGGCGCCCTCATCTGGAGCTGGCCTGCGTGGCGAGCAAGGTGCCGCTGTTCGAGGCCCTGGGCTTGCAGGTGCTGGCCGCCCAGGGCGCGCAGGTGCTGATGAACAGCCGCGACTATCGCTCCAGCGGCATGGTGGCAATCGCCGACCTGGCGCCAGTGTTCGCCTCCACGGAGGTCAGGCAGATTCACACCTACCTGCTCAAGCAGCACGGACAACGCGCCATGCAGGAGGCGGAAAAGCAACGCGACGCGCACCTCGACATGCTCGCTTTGCAAGCCCAACAGCTAGTGAACGAACGCCTGCCTTCCCGCTCGTTGCACTGA
- a CDS encoding substrate-binding periplasmic protein yields MFNKIICRVMLSLLLPLLAGTAQASDVIQILTQNYPPFSMSANGKNFEREDGIVGIDKEVVVELFKRAEIPYQMTLRFPWGRLQEMAEQQPDFAVYSLSRSAEREPRFKWVGPLSEIQLVLLKMPGNPIVLNSLDDARRYSIGAVAGTSVSQYLEKQNFSLKTTLSNAPAKLQAGEFDLWATTNPAGDYESRQDGVGKLDVAFSISSTQLYLALNKETPDEVVQKLQSTLDQMRQEGFIDQVTARYLSE; encoded by the coding sequence ATGTTCAACAAGATAATCTGCCGAGTCATGCTTTCCCTGCTGCTGCCGCTGCTGGCCGGCACTGCTCAGGCGTCCGATGTCATTCAGATTCTGACCCAGAATTACCCGCCCTTCAGCATGTCGGCCAATGGCAAGAACTTCGAGCGGGAAGACGGGATAGTGGGGATCGACAAGGAGGTGGTGGTCGAGCTGTTCAAGCGCGCCGAGATTCCCTATCAGATGACGCTGCGATTCCCATGGGGCCGCTTGCAGGAGATGGCCGAACAGCAACCCGATTTTGCCGTGTATTCGCTCAGCCGCTCTGCAGAGCGCGAGCCGCGCTTCAAGTGGGTCGGGCCATTGAGCGAGATTCAGTTGGTGCTGTTGAAGATGCCGGGCAACCCGATCGTGCTGAACAGCCTCGACGATGCTCGCCGATACAGCATTGGCGCGGTCGCAGGCACCAGCGTCAGCCAGTATCTGGAGAAGCAGAACTTCAGCCTCAAGACCACCCTGAGCAACGCCCCCGCCAAGCTTCAAGCCGGTGAGTTCGATCTGTGGGCCACCACCAATCCGGCTGGTGACTATGAGTCCAGGCAGGACGGGGTCGGCAAACTGGACGTGGCCTTTTCCATCAGCAGCACTCAGCTCTACCTGGCGCTGAACAAGGAAACCCCCGATGAGGTGGTGCAGAAGCTGCAAAGCACGCTGGATCAGATGCGTCAGGAGGGTTTCATCGATCAGGTAACGGCTCGTTATCTGAGCGAATGA
- a CDS encoding DUF1289 domain-containing protein — protein sequence MAKDIENPCVSLCQLNGELCVSCGRIREEIRKWRGMKRPEKMTTVQKAAARMKAIARKRSKG from the coding sequence GTGGCCAAGGACATTGAAAATCCCTGCGTCTCGCTGTGCCAGCTCAACGGCGAGCTGTGCGTCAGTTGCGGCCGCATCCGCGAGGAAATCCGCAAATGGCGGGGCATGAAACGCCCCGAGAAAATGACCACTGTGCAGAAGGCGGCGGCGCGGATGAAGGCGATTGCCAGGAAGAGAAGCAAGGGCTAA